In the Clostridiales bacterium genome, CTTTTTTTGGGCTAATCTTCTAAAAGTAGGATAATATAACCAGTATCTGCAAAACAAACGCTATTATAATCCGCCTGCGCGTTAAGGCTGCTTATGACGCTGAAATTTTTGGCTGTTATTTGCATTGATTTTTTCGCGCCTTTGCAATTTATACAAACAAGCATTTTTTGGGTTTGGCTCTTTCTTGAGTAAACCAATATATCGTCCTCATAGCCGGACAAAAACTCTATTTCGCTGTCAGCCCATAACGCTGAATATGTTTTTCTTATGTTTATTAATTCTTTTGTGTAGTTTAAAATGCTGCCGCCGCATTTTTCTTGACGCTCCACCGTATATCTGTCGTCGTCGTGGACGGGAAGATAGATTTGGTCGGCGCGCGAGAAGCCTTTATTTTTTGTCGTGTCCCATTGCATAGGCGTGCGGCTGCCCGTGCGGTCATATCCGCCGTCCTTTGACAAGCCTTCTATATAGCGCATGCCTATCTCATCGCCGTAGTAAATAAAAGGGACTGATTTGATAGTCAACACAAAGGCCATTGCCGCAATTATCTCCTCGTCCGTCCTTCCGATGCTTATTCTGCTCAAGTCATGATTTCCCGACGGGATGCTTAGATAGCCTTTTCCGTTTAAAGCGCTTATATAGCTCAAATATTCGCTAGCGAAAGGCTCAAAAGACGCCGAGCTGTTTTTCCTGAAATAGCTTTGCCCTTGGTAAGGCCCGTAGGCTTTGACATCTTTTTCGTATCTGAACAGGCTGTTGTATCCCTGCCCTCTGATATGAATCATAAAATCTATGTCAAACTTGCCTTTTGCCACGGCAACGGGCGGATTGCACCACTCTGAAACAAATATAGCGTCGGGATACTTTTGCTCAATGCGCGTTATTAATTTGTCCCAAAGCCAAGCGTTAGCTTCGCCGTTGTCGTCGCCTTTTATAAGCGAGTCCGCCATATCCACTCTAAACCCGTCCGCGCCCTTGCCCAGCCAAAATTCCATTATGTCTATAACCAAATCGTGCATTTTTTCAAAGCTTTTGTCCAAATAGTGCTTTTGCCAAGGCTTTTGCGGGTTGACAAAGCCAAAATTTAAAGCCGGCTGGAAGGCGAAAAAGTTTGTTATATAATTGCCGTCGCGCTCGGCCGTTCCGTTTACCATTTTATAATCCAAACGGTTTTCCCATACGCAATCCGTCCATATGTAATAGTCCGAATACTCGTTTTTTTCTTTTTTGGACGACTGGATAAACCATTCGCATTGGTCGGAAGTGTGGCCTACGATCAAGTCCAATATGACTTTTATGCCCATTTGGCGCGCGGCCTCAAACAATCTAACCAAATCCTCGTTGGTTCCAAACCTAGGGTCAACCTTATAATAATCAATCACATCATAGCCGCCGTCCCTGAAAGCCGACTTAAAACAAGGGTTAAGCCATATTCCGTTGCATCCGAGTTTTTGGACATAATCCAATTTTTGAATAATTCCGTTTATGTCGCCTATGCCGTCGCCATTGCTGTCATAAAAGCTGGTGGGGTAAATTTGATAAAAAACCGCGTTTTTTAGCCATTCCTTTTTTTGCAATC is a window encoding:
- a CDS encoding glycosylase codes for the protein MARLQKKEWLKNAVFYQIYPTSFYDSNGDGIGDINGIIQKLDYVQKLGCNGIWLNPCFKSAFRDGGYDVIDYYKVDPRFGTNEDLVRLFEAARQMGIKVILDLIVGHTSDQCEWFIQSSKKEKNEYSDYYIWTDCVWENRLDYKMVNGTAERDGNYITNFFAFQPALNFGFVNPQKPWQKHYLDKSFEKMHDLVIDIMEFWLGKGADGFRVDMADSLIKGDDNGEANAWLWDKLITRIEQKYPDAIFVSEWCNPPVAVAKGKFDIDFMIHIRGQGYNSLFRYEKDVKAYGPYQGQSYFRKNSSASFEPFASEYLSYISALNGKGYLSIPSGNHDLSRISIGRTDEEIIAAMAFVLTIKSVPFIYYGDEIGMRYIEGLSKDGGYDRTGSRTPMQWDTTKNKGFSRADQIYLPVHDDDRYTVERQEKCGGSILNYTKELINIRKTYSALWADSEIEFLSGYEDDILVYSRKSQTQKMLVCINCKGAKKSMQITAKNFSVISSLNAQADYNSVCFADTGYIILLLED